A genome region from Gaiellales bacterium includes the following:
- a CDS encoding CDP-alcohol phosphatidyltransferase family protein has product MVRWLPNTLTAARLVAVAPFTVLLARADDALSTGAAVLFAVAASTDFLDGYLARQAHVQSRFGRIVDPLADRLLINLALILLVYHQRLEWWLAAPVLLRDALLAALFRARHEATEVRVNLTGKAATAAIMLSLFLLMLVDGGWPKVVFALGLVLSVLAGAKYVRPHEGGLESKPS; this is encoded by the coding sequence GTGGTGCGATGGCTGCCGAACACGCTGACGGCCGCCAGGCTGGTCGCGGTGGCACCCTTCACCGTCCTCCTGGCACGAGCCGACGATGCGCTCAGCACCGGAGCCGCCGTGCTGTTCGCCGTTGCGGCGAGCACGGACTTCCTCGACGGGTACCTGGCCCGCCAGGCCCACGTGCAGTCGCGGTTCGGGCGGATCGTCGACCCGCTCGCGGACCGGTTGCTGATCAACCTGGCGCTGATCCTGCTGGTGTACCACCAGCGGCTCGAGTGGTGGCTGGCCGCGCCTGTGCTGCTTCGCGATGCGCTGCTTGCGGCCCTCTTCCGCGCGCGCCACGAGGCGACCGAGGTGCGGGTCAACCTGACCGGGAAGGCGGCGACCGCGGCGATCATGCTGTCGCTCTTCCTGCTCATGCTCGTGGACGGGGGCTGGCCGAAGGTGGTCTTCGCACTGGGCCTCGTCCTGTCGGTGCTGGCGGGTGCGAAGTACGTGCGGCCGCACGAGGGAGGCCTCGAATCAAAGCCGTCGTGA
- a CDS encoding PP2C family protein-serine/threonine phosphatase produces the protein MRARPFASPARAAAAVVVAQLAIALPFLVVSPSAVRGVPGPLLIVISMAASYRLGVRWGIPITLLGVLLAVVVIDENAIAAPVVWIPAAVAAGFVGDNVRRGERLRTSLIRQLRAGLVALSRDRIVGRVTVVSRYLPAEEEQLLAGDFYGVVRSPDGMVSLMVGDVSGHGPDAAAVATHLRAAWRALAVAGIEAGEILRVLNDGLLSEQRAGGGTRFATICLASVADDLSCATLSVAGHPTPILATPDGVRELPVRRGPPIGVVDSFGWEPHDVPLPAGAWTLMLFTDGLIEGRSSPDGPRPFGVDRLLRLIAEAPPPLVEPQVDAVLARVREANGGPMADDIVVLAVSPASSEAGPATSR, from the coding sequence ATGCGCGCACGGCCGTTCGCGTCACCCGCCCGGGCGGCCGCCGCCGTGGTGGTCGCCCAGCTCGCGATCGCGCTGCCGTTCCTGGTCGTGTCGCCGTCCGCGGTGCGCGGCGTGCCCGGCCCGCTGCTGATCGTCATCAGCATGGCGGCGAGCTACCGGCTGGGCGTGCGCTGGGGCATTCCGATCACGCTGCTCGGCGTGCTGCTGGCCGTGGTCGTCATCGACGAGAACGCGATAGCCGCACCGGTCGTCTGGATCCCCGCCGCCGTGGCGGCCGGCTTCGTCGGCGACAACGTCCGCCGCGGTGAGCGGCTGCGAACGTCGCTGATCAGGCAGCTCCGCGCCGGGCTGGTGGCGCTGTCCCGCGACCGCATCGTCGGAAGGGTGACGGTTGTCAGCCGGTACCTTCCCGCCGAGGAGGAGCAGCTGCTCGCCGGCGACTTCTACGGCGTCGTGCGATCCCCCGACGGCATGGTGTCGCTGATGGTCGGCGACGTCTCGGGCCACGGGCCGGACGCGGCCGCTGTCGCCACGCATCTCCGTGCCGCATGGCGCGCGCTGGCGGTGGCGGGCATCGAGGCCGGGGAGATCCTCAGGGTGCTGAACGACGGGCTCCTCTCCGAGCAGCGAGCCGGCGGCGGTACCCGTTTCGCGACGATCTGCCTCGCGTCCGTGGCCGATGACCTGTCATGCGCGACGCTGTCGGTCGCCGGTCACCCCACCCCGATCCTGGCCACGCCGGACGGGGTCCGGGAGCTTCCCGTCCGGCGCGGCCCGCCGATCGGCGTCGTGGACTCGTTCGGGTGGGAGCCACACGACGTGCCGCTGCCGGCCGGCGCGTGGACGCTGATGCTCTTCACCGACGGCCTGATCGAGGGACGGTCGTCGCCGGACGGCCCTCGCCCGTTCGGCGTGGACAGGCTGCTTCGGCTGATCGCGGAGGCCCCTCCGCCCCTCGTGGAGCCGCAGGTCGACGCCGTGCTCGCGCGGGTGCGCGAGGCGAACGGGGGCCCGATGGCCGACGACATCGTCGTGCTCGCCGTGTCGCCGGCCTCCTCGGAGGCCGGCCCGGCTACGTCACGCTGA
- a CDS encoding DMT family transporter, translated as MERPALAAHRRGQLAVALGAVAWSTAGVFQRELTVDTPTQLGGRAGFALLALLLYVALTDRRGVLPAFRSIGAPGVAVAVCMATASGCFIVALNHTTVAHVLFIQAISPVLAALLAWLALREQITARIWLAMLTALCGVALMIGAPGDADLTGDGVSLLMSLSFAIAIVITRHRRDVSMAPATCLAQLLLLLAAVPFADPSAVTAHDLGYLVLLGGFQMGVGLALFTVGARLIAAAEVALITLLEVVLGPLWVWLAFAETPDAATLAGGAVVLLAVVIQVSGEVRVPGAARGVEASPPPP; from the coding sequence GTGGAGCGACCTGCCCTGGCAGCACACCGTCGCGGGCAGCTCGCTGTCGCGCTCGGCGCCGTTGCCTGGTCGACGGCGGGGGTGTTCCAGCGGGAGCTGACGGTCGACACGCCGACGCAGCTCGGCGGCCGCGCAGGGTTCGCGCTGCTTGCGCTGCTGCTCTACGTGGCGTTGACCGATCGCCGCGGGGTCCTGCCGGCGTTCCGGTCGATCGGGGCCCCGGGAGTCGCCGTCGCCGTCTGCATGGCGACCGCGTCGGGCTGCTTCATCGTCGCGCTGAACCACACCACGGTGGCGCACGTCCTGTTCATCCAGGCGATCTCGCCCGTGCTCGCCGCGCTGCTTGCGTGGCTCGCGCTGCGCGAGCAGATCACCGCCCGCATCTGGCTCGCGATGCTGACGGCGCTGTGCGGCGTCGCCCTCATGATCGGAGCGCCGGGCGACGCCGACCTGACGGGCGACGGCGTGTCACTGCTCATGTCGCTGTCGTTTGCCATCGCCATCGTCATCACCCGGCACCGGCGGGACGTCTCGATGGCGCCGGCAACGTGCCTCGCGCAGCTGCTTCTGCTGCTGGCGGCCGTCCCGTTCGCAGACCCCTCCGCCGTCACGGCGCACGACCTCGGGTACCTGGTGCTGCTGGGAGGCTTCCAGATGGGCGTCGGACTCGCCCTGTTCACCGTCGGCGCCCGCCTGATCGCCGCGGCGGAGGTGGCGCTGATCACCCTGCTCGAGGTGGTTCTCGGGCCGCTGTGGGTCTGGCTTGCGTTCGCCGAGACGCCCGACGCGGCCACGCTCGCCGGAGGGGCGGTGGTGCTGCTCGCCGTGGTCATCCAGGTGAGCGGCGAGGTGCGCGTCCCGGGGGCCGCCCGCGGTGTGGAGGCATCGCCGCCGCCGCCGTGA
- a CDS encoding sugar phosphate nucleotidyltransferase, whose product MAGGEGTRLRPLTSNQPKPMVPIAGKPCMEHIIDLLRRHGITEIVVTVAYLPQVIRGYFGDGDSMGVSLQYSVEETPLGTAGSVKHAESLLDETFIVISGDALCDFDLTGIVDAHRRSGAVATLGLKSVENPLEFGVVIIDEDGRIQRFLEKPSWGQVFSDTINTGVYVLEPEVLRNMPTGEPYDFSKQLFPDCLSRGKPLHGHVVEGYWQDIGNLDQYRQANFDALDGRIELELPGIRLRDNVYLGDGVQLPDLTQIEGPAYVGNYSKIEVGARVGAYSVLGNNAIVKDGATISRCVIDSGSYIGQSARIEGAILGKGVDVRAHAVINEGVAIGDECSIGSQSVLAPNVKVYPFKTIEAGAAIHSNLIWESRGLTTLFGRDDVSGLVNVDITPDVASRIGMAYGTTLGRGARIVVSRDANPAARMIKRALISGLAATGVNVSDLRVSMPAVNRHQLKIDERAGGVHVHVSPDDPEQVHIRFFEAPGILVSEATLRSIERMYSRQEFRRVSASEIGRLSYPSRAIEIYAQDLLEVLDVEAIRAREFRLVLNYAMSPASLVVPLMIGELGVELIAINGFVETGDAAPRQQQVGLDETSSLVRAVGADLGVLLDVSAERIWLVDESGRPIDAETTLLLLLRELSHHVSTGSLLVPITETSAVEQVVSGNGDGGRLGRTEASLHALLSAATSEGVLFAGASGGGYVFPDFLPAYDALASTGKVLEVLARSGKGLSELVDGLPRSTRVHREAACPWALKGTAMRLLIEAFKDMTTDHTDGIKVFEDEGWVQLIPDPDAPVFHIYAEGATREDSLRLEAKYRAMLDEIVSSQPAETLN is encoded by the coding sequence ATGGCAGGCGGCGAGGGCACGCGCCTTCGCCCGCTGACGTCGAACCAGCCGAAGCCGATGGTCCCGATCGCGGGGAAGCCGTGCATGGAGCACATCATCGACCTGCTCCGGCGGCACGGCATCACGGAGATCGTGGTCACCGTCGCCTACCTGCCGCAGGTCATCCGCGGCTACTTCGGCGACGGCGACTCGATGGGCGTCTCGCTCCAGTACTCGGTCGAGGAGACGCCGCTGGGCACGGCGGGGAGCGTCAAGCACGCCGAGTCGCTGCTGGACGAGACGTTCATCGTCATCTCCGGCGATGCGCTGTGCGACTTCGACCTGACCGGCATCGTCGACGCCCACCGGCGCAGCGGCGCGGTCGCGACGCTGGGCCTGAAGTCGGTCGAGAACCCGCTCGAGTTCGGGGTGGTGATCATCGACGAGGACGGCCGCATCCAGCGGTTCCTCGAGAAGCCGTCCTGGGGACAGGTGTTCTCGGACACGATCAACACCGGCGTCTACGTGCTCGAGCCCGAGGTGCTGCGCAACATGCCGACCGGCGAGCCATACGACTTCTCGAAGCAGCTGTTCCCCGACTGCCTGTCGCGCGGGAAGCCGCTGCACGGCCACGTGGTCGAGGGATACTGGCAGGACATCGGCAACCTCGACCAGTACCGGCAGGCCAACTTCGACGCCCTCGACGGCCGCATCGAGCTGGAGCTGCCCGGCATCCGCCTGCGCGACAACGTCTACCTCGGAGACGGCGTGCAGCTGCCCGACCTGACGCAGATCGAGGGGCCGGCATACGTCGGCAACTATTCGAAGATCGAGGTCGGGGCCCGGGTCGGCGCCTACAGCGTGCTCGGCAACAACGCGATCGTGAAGGACGGCGCCACCATCAGCCGGTGCGTGATCGACTCGGGGAGCTACATCGGCCAGAGCGCCCGGATCGAGGGCGCGATCCTCGGCAAGGGCGTCGACGTGCGCGCCCACGCGGTCATCAACGAGGGGGTCGCGATCGGCGACGAGTGCTCGATCGGCTCGCAGTCCGTGCTCGCCCCGAACGTGAAGGTGTACCCGTTCAAGACGATCGAGGCCGGCGCGGCGATCCACTCGAACCTGATCTGGGAGTCGCGAGGCCTTACGACCCTGTTCGGCCGAGACGACGTCAGCGGCCTCGTCAACGTGGACATCACGCCCGACGTCGCCTCCCGGATCGGCATGGCGTACGGAACGACGCTCGGGCGGGGCGCTCGCATCGTCGTCAGCCGCGACGCAAACCCGGCCGCGCGGATGATCAAGCGTGCGCTGATCTCGGGGCTGGCGGCCACGGGGGTGAACGTCTCCGACCTGCGCGTCTCGATGCCCGCGGTCAACCGCCACCAGCTGAAGATCGACGAGCGCGCCGGCGGCGTGCACGTCCACGTCTCACCCGACGATCCGGAGCAGGTGCACATCCGCTTCTTCGAGGCACCGGGGATCCTCGTCTCGGAGGCCACGCTGAGGTCGATCGAGCGCATGTACTCGCGCCAGGAGTTCAGACGCGTGTCGGCGAGCGAGATCGGCCGGCTGTCGTATCCGTCGCGGGCGATAGAGATCTACGCGCAGGACCTGCTGGAGGTGCTCGACGTGGAGGCGATCCGGGCGCGGGAGTTCCGGCTGGTGCTGAACTACGCGATGTCGCCGGCCTCGCTGGTCGTGCCGCTGATGATCGGAGAGCTGGGAGTCGAGCTGATCGCGATCAACGGCTTCGTCGAGACGGGCGATGCCGCCCCGCGACAGCAGCAGGTGGGCCTCGACGAGACGTCGAGCCTCGTCCGCGCCGTCGGGGCCGATCTGGGCGTGCTGCTCGACGTCTCGGCGGAGCGGATCTGGCTGGTCGACGAGTCCGGCCGGCCGATCGACGCCGAGACGACGCTGCTGCTGCTCCTGCGGGAGCTGTCCCACCACGTGTCCACCGGGTCGCTGCTCGTCCCGATCACCGAGACGAGCGCCGTCGAGCAGGTCGTCAGCGGCAACGGGGACGGTGGACGGCTGGGGCGGACGGAGGCATCGCTGCACGCGCTGCTCTCCGCGGCGACCTCCGAGGGGGTGCTCTTCGCCGGGGCGTCGGGCGGCGGCTACGTGTTCCCGGACTTCCTGCCGGCCTACGACGCGCTTGCGTCCACCGGCAAGGTGCTCGAGGTGCTCGCGCGGTCGGGCAAGGGGCTGTCCGAGCTGGTGGATGGGCTGCCGCGCAGCACGCGCGTGCACCGCGAGGCCGCCTGCCCTTGGGCGCTGAAGGGGACGGCGATGCGGCTGCTGATCGAGGCGTTCAAGGACATGACCACCGACCACACCGACGGCATCAAGGTGTTCGAGGACGAGGGGTGGGTGCAGCTGATCCCCGACCCGGACGCGCCGGTGTTTCACATCTACGCCGAGGGCGCCACGCGGGAGGACTCACTGCGCCTGGAGGCGAAGTACCGCGCCATGCTGGACGAGATCGTCTCCTCGCAGCCCGCCGAAACCCTCAACTAG